The Saccharopolyspora gloriosae genome window below encodes:
- a CDS encoding IclR family transcriptional regulator domain-containing protein: MAPETPKNPASSMRSLERAIDVLEVLESSRHTLRLSDIARRADLPVATTQRILNVLEARGRVERDATGYRPGVGLIFGAHAYLTTSPLLNAARPVLQDLAAETGLTASLFKRMGRHRVVLARVDGARPLRYELPIGEQLPLHLGAGKVLASAMDPEEVERLLDRLDDHTRADGTPIDRDAFLNDLKSIRDTGFGHAVGEREPGMASVAAGLANDTPTTAAIQVAGTQEEIPPERIEQLGVEVQRAAFAITRRLS; this comes from the coding sequence GTGGCTCCGGAAACGCCGAAGAACCCGGCGAGCAGCATGCGGTCCCTCGAGCGCGCCATCGACGTCCTGGAGGTGCTCGAAAGCAGCCGCCACACCCTGCGGCTCAGTGACATCGCCCGCCGCGCCGACCTCCCGGTCGCGACCACGCAACGCATCCTCAACGTCCTCGAAGCTCGTGGGCGGGTCGAACGCGACGCGACCGGGTATCGCCCCGGAGTCGGACTGATCTTCGGTGCGCACGCCTACCTCACCACCAGTCCGTTGCTGAACGCGGCGAGGCCCGTGCTGCAGGACCTCGCCGCCGAGACGGGCCTCACGGCATCCCTGTTCAAGCGGATGGGTCGGCACCGGGTCGTGCTCGCTCGCGTCGACGGTGCCCGCCCGCTGCGCTACGAACTGCCCATCGGAGAACAGCTCCCGCTCCACCTCGGCGCCGGCAAGGTCCTCGCGTCCGCCATGGACCCCGAGGAGGTCGAACGGCTCCTCGACCGGCTCGACGACCACACCCGCGCCGACGGAACGCCCATCGACCGAGACGCATTCCTCAACGACCTCAAGAGCATTCGCGACACGGGCTTCGGGCACGCGGTGGGCGAACGCGAACCCGGAATGGCGTCGGTCGCGGCGGGCCTGGCCAACGACACACCCACCACAGCCGCGATCCAGGTCGCAGGCACCCAAGAAGAGATCCCCCCCGAACGCATCGAACAGCTCGGCGTCGAGGTGCAACGGGCGGCCTTCGCCATCACCCGCCGCCTCAGCTGA
- a CDS encoding VOC family protein, with protein MRQPAPKLHHTTFLTLKLDEMVAWYEKVAGLTPVHYSDGAAWLTNDEANHRVAFIAHPAIKKPVDKSTSAGLHHTAFEYTDFDQWLDNYLRLKDEGILPFMSLDHGITMSMYYADPEGNGVEIQVDAFGDWAVSKEWMWASREFAENPIGSFFDPDKLVEAREQGLTKDEIHAGAHAGNYAPENPPADILLPEVY; from the coding sequence ATTCGTCAACCCGCGCCGAAGCTGCATCACACGACCTTCCTGACGCTCAAGCTCGACGAGATGGTCGCCTGGTACGAGAAGGTCGCCGGGCTCACCCCAGTCCACTACAGCGACGGCGCGGCGTGGCTCACCAACGACGAGGCCAACCACCGGGTCGCTTTCATCGCGCATCCGGCCATCAAGAAGCCGGTGGACAAGTCGACCAGCGCCGGTCTGCACCACACCGCGTTCGAGTACACCGACTTCGACCAGTGGCTCGACAACTACCTGCGGCTCAAGGATGAGGGCATCCTGCCGTTCATGAGCCTCGACCACGGCATCACGATGTCGATGTACTACGCCGACCCGGAGGGCAACGGCGTGGAGATCCAGGTCGACGCCTTCGGCGACTGGGCGGTGTCCAAGGAGTGGATGTGGGCCTCGCGCGAGTTCGCCGAGAACCCCATCGGCTCCTTCTTCGACCCGGACAAGCTCGTCGAGGCACGCGAGCAAGGCCTCACGAAGGACGAGATCCACGCCGGCGCGCACGCCGGCAACTACGCGCCGGAAAACCCGCCCGCCGACATCCTGCTTCCCGAGGTCTACTGA
- a CDS encoding TRAP transporter large permease subunit, translating into MGLAVWALIAYIAVIVVWNAVLKRSIGEAMILGFVVLCAFGTVDFPKLVGVGLAEAGSQNIVFAGLAFTFIGSILTRTGVIDRQIDILNSLLGRVKGGAGYVATVGSAAFGSVAHSGSANAATIGSVAIPWMNRSNWSPHIAATVVAGNAGNGAVIPPSASFFVLIGSAAVAPFVSVEQLFVAMFVTAGWCVSWRLLCIAYFVRRYKIPRVPASEILGLGSSFRRGWTSLFVFVAIAVPIVLTFGAGGDALTSALGAAAVESIDILVWIPVMLGVVAGVIGRQNLPKTWRGWSELMDESAPRFKDVGATMVFAFAGGAVLSELGLSDQLGAVLNGLGAPPIVAALIVGVIIILVAGPLNSTATVATVGGVAFAVLVTAGVHPVLAACSILVFSSTEGASPPGAAAIYISTSLAQVNPARTFVPLIVFYVVPFLFIGTAIALGVLPVPH; encoded by the coding sequence ATGGGACTGGCCGTATGGGCCCTGATCGCCTACATCGCGGTGATCGTGGTCTGGAACGCGGTGCTGAAACGCAGCATCGGGGAGGCGATGATCCTCGGGTTCGTCGTCCTGTGCGCCTTCGGCACCGTGGACTTCCCAAAGCTGGTGGGGGTCGGATTAGCTGAGGCCGGAAGCCAGAACATCGTCTTCGCGGGGCTGGCTTTCACCTTCATCGGGTCGATCCTCACCCGCACCGGGGTGATCGATCGGCAGATCGACATCCTCAACTCCCTGCTGGGGCGGGTCAAAGGCGGCGCCGGTTACGTCGCGACCGTCGGATCGGCGGCGTTCGGCAGCGTGGCGCACTCGGGCTCGGCGAACGCCGCCACGATCGGTTCGGTCGCCATCCCGTGGATGAACCGGTCGAACTGGTCGCCGCACATCGCCGCCACCGTGGTGGCGGGCAACGCGGGCAACGGTGCTGTGATCCCGCCGAGCGCCTCGTTCTTCGTGCTGATCGGCTCCGCGGCGGTGGCGCCGTTCGTCTCGGTCGAGCAGCTGTTCGTCGCGATGTTCGTCACCGCGGGCTGGTGCGTGTCGTGGCGCCTGCTGTGCATCGCCTACTTCGTGCGCCGGTACAAGATCCCGCGCGTTCCGGCATCGGAGATCCTCGGGCTCGGATCCAGCTTCCGGCGCGGCTGGACGTCCCTGTTCGTCTTCGTAGCGATCGCCGTGCCGATCGTGCTGACCTTCGGCGCAGGCGGAGATGCTCTCACCTCGGCGCTCGGTGCGGCCGCGGTCGAATCGATCGACATCCTCGTGTGGATCCCGGTGATGCTGGGTGTGGTCGCCGGAGTGATCGGTCGGCAGAACCTGCCCAAGACCTGGCGCGGCTGGTCGGAGCTGATGGACGAGTCGGCGCCGCGGTTCAAGGACGTCGGCGCCACCATGGTGTTCGCCTTCGCCGGGGGCGCCGTGCTCAGCGAACTGGGGCTGTCCGACCAACTCGGCGCTGTGCTCAACGGGCTCGGCGCGCCTCCGATCGTCGCCGCCCTGATCGTCGGAGTCATCATCATCTTGGTGGCCGGCCCGCTGAACTCCACCGCCACCGTCGCCACGGTCGGCGGCGTGGCTTTCGCCGTGCTCGTCACCGCCGGGGTGCACCCGGTGCTGGCCGCGTGCTCGATCCTGGTCTTCTCCTCGACCGAGGGCGCCTCGCCGCCCGGTGCCGCCGCGATCTACATCTCGACCAGCCTCGCGCAGGTCAACCCGGCACGCACCTTCGTTCCGCTGATCGTCTTCTACGTCGTCCCGTTCCTGTTCATCGGGACCGCCATCGCCCTCGGTGTCCTACCGGTGCCGCACTGA
- a CDS encoding MAB_1171c family putative transporter: MLVPNLLMWAAAAIAALWKLSQIARAPRDKGLHAVTICTILVVLALTAQLAGHLPAFAAALPAGFPKLAQNTLLTVFFALLIVLLHGSVSPQLAARRGYREIGLALLTSAVLTATFARTEPDDRTGYEEAAAPDMLAFYLAGNLYLAYACARGARLAKTTAGHTRSRARLSLHIAATGLLINLIGTHLPRAISTASRLFLGIDPIPGTATWTTPILAIGITTFFLGIGYPGARTALIKTRLWFEARRTYRRLRPLWSALTDRFPTIALFPKVSPAHERWHLRTMRLRTYRRIVEIRDGLVCLSPYLPEPAETAHTAGEQARLIHAALQRSTKPEPPSRAPSIIAPPSSTDPIADTRQLLAIADALNTLILRGSAGSPTSSRCDDRVDYRPDSG, from the coding sequence ATGCTGGTACCGAACCTGCTGATGTGGGCAGCCGCAGCGATCGCGGCGCTGTGGAAGCTCTCCCAGATCGCACGGGCACCCCGCGACAAGGGCCTGCACGCGGTCACGATCTGCACGATCCTCGTCGTGCTCGCGCTGACCGCCCAACTGGCCGGCCACCTACCAGCCTTCGCCGCAGCACTTCCGGCAGGTTTCCCGAAACTCGCGCAGAACACCCTGCTGACCGTCTTCTTCGCCCTACTGATCGTGCTGCTGCACGGCAGCGTCTCCCCGCAGCTCGCCGCCCGCCGCGGCTACCGCGAAATCGGGCTCGCCCTGCTGACCTCCGCCGTACTCACCGCGACCTTCGCCCGCACCGAGCCCGACGACCGCACCGGCTACGAAGAAGCCGCCGCACCCGACATGCTCGCCTTCTACCTAGCAGGCAACCTCTACCTCGCCTACGCCTGCGCCCGCGGCGCACGCCTCGCCAAAACCACCGCCGGGCACACCCGCTCACGCGCACGCCTCAGCCTCCACATCGCCGCCACAGGCCTGCTGATCAACCTCATCGGAACGCACCTGCCCCGAGCGATCTCCACCGCCAGCCGCCTCTTCCTCGGAATCGACCCGATCCCCGGCACCGCGACCTGGACCACCCCGATCCTCGCCATCGGCATCACCACGTTCTTCCTCGGAATCGGCTACCCCGGAGCACGAACCGCCCTGATCAAAACCCGCCTGTGGTTCGAAGCCCGGCGCACCTACCGCCGACTCCGCCCACTCTGGTCAGCCCTCACCGACCGCTTCCCCACCATCGCGCTTTTCCCCAAGGTGTCCCCCGCCCACGAACGCTGGCACCTGCGCACCATGCGCCTACGCACCTACCGCCGCATCGTCGAAATCCGCGACGGCCTCGTCTGCCTCAGCCCCTACCTTCCGGAACCCGCAGAGACCGCACACACCGCGGGCGAACAGGCTCGGCTGATCCACGCCGCACTTCAACGCAGCACCAAACCTGAGCCGCCATCCCGCGCCCCCAGTATCATCGCCCCACCAAGCTCCACAGATCCCATCGCCGACACCCGCCAACTCCTCGCCATCGCCGACGCACTCAACACACTGATACTGCGCGGTTCAGCAGGCAGTCCGACATCGAGTCGATGCGATGATCGTGTGGATTATCGACCCGATTCTGGATGA
- a CDS encoding cyclic nucleotide-binding domain-containing protein produces MTDRPAGRLQQSKTDVWGSVLDDGEVRPASENRDDHAGFALARGTFINQAGKQVCAQLRELGTLTRFARNDTLLPFNAASDHVLLIEEGLVKVLLPGQGRELAAGIYGPGELMGDQGVLDGARRSATVVAHTRGAATRISGRLFLNYLDRNPAVFVALCGILRHRLRKADHRQVTFAFQNVATRVARQLLAWSETLGIETAEGVVISGLSRKDLSQCIGAGETTVDAVLKEFTGRGLVRTHWRKYVLPSVVRLREHVDSGDREHG; encoded by the coding sequence GTGACCGATCGGCCCGCCGGTCGTCTGCAGCAGTCGAAGACTGATGTTTGGGGGTCCGTGTTGGATGATGGCGAAGTCCGGCCCGCGTCGGAGAACCGGGACGATCACGCCGGATTCGCGTTGGCGCGCGGTACCTTCATTAACCAGGCGGGGAAGCAGGTGTGCGCGCAGCTCCGCGAGCTCGGCACCCTGACCAGGTTCGCCCGCAACGACACCCTGCTCCCCTTCAACGCGGCGAGCGACCACGTTCTCCTAATCGAGGAGGGGCTCGTCAAAGTACTGCTGCCTGGGCAGGGCAGGGAACTCGCCGCGGGGATCTACGGACCGGGCGAGTTGATGGGCGACCAGGGGGTGCTGGACGGTGCCCGCCGCAGCGCCACCGTGGTGGCGCACACGCGAGGCGCGGCGACGCGGATCTCGGGACGTCTGTTCCTGAATTATCTCGACCGGAACCCTGCGGTGTTCGTGGCGCTGTGCGGCATCCTCCGCCATCGCCTCCGCAAGGCAGATCACCGCCAGGTGACCTTCGCCTTCCAAAACGTGGCAACCCGGGTGGCGCGCCAACTTCTCGCATGGTCCGAAACGCTCGGCATCGAGACCGCCGAGGGTGTCGTGATCAGCGGACTCAGTCGGAAGGACCTGTCGCAGTGCATCGGTGCTGGTGAGACCACGGTCGACGCTGTGCTCAAGGAGTTCACCGGGCGCGGACTGGTGCGCACGCACTGGCGGAAGTATGTGTTGCCTTCAGTCGTGCGCTTGCGCGAGCACGTCGATAGCGGAGACCGCGAACACGGGTAG
- a CDS encoding DUF1932 domain-containing protein has product MRAAVLGLGEAGTLYSAGMVELGWTVTGYDPAVDAAPTGVQLAETPGEAVRDAEVVMSLVGGARAQEAAESVADHLAPDAIFADMNAGDPVVMNAVAQVIGAERFADVSVIGPVPNHGAQTSVIISGAASAGATAVFTSLGAPANDIGGSPGDASARKLLRSTFMKGLAALIVESCTAGRAAGAEDWVRAQIAVELAGGEATLDRLYSGTHKHAARRAGEVTAAAALLDSLGLRPVMSRATAELHATCADAALLPAGDLLAEYQGLAVANIGDGRERMGVLDGGIRPLWKGARLVGRARTVWVRSGDNKAIHDAVQVSRPGEVIVVNGDGDVTRALIGELIAERFKARGVLGMIIDGAARDVVELERIGFGVWARGVSPAGPYKNGPGQVDVPVAVGGVVVHSGDVVVADDDGVITIPAAQAASSLLAGRAVEADEARRRAAILAGA; this is encoded by the coding sequence ATGCGGGCGGCGGTACTGGGGCTGGGCGAAGCGGGCACGCTCTACTCGGCAGGGATGGTCGAGCTGGGTTGGACCGTCACGGGGTACGACCCGGCGGTCGACGCCGCGCCGACCGGAGTTCAGCTGGCCGAAACTCCGGGCGAGGCCGTGCGCGATGCCGAGGTGGTCATGAGCCTCGTCGGCGGCGCGCGCGCCCAGGAAGCCGCTGAGTCGGTGGCCGACCACCTCGCGCCGGATGCGATCTTCGCGGACATGAACGCCGGAGACCCCGTCGTGATGAACGCCGTCGCGCAGGTCATCGGCGCGGAGCGGTTCGCCGACGTGTCGGTCATCGGTCCGGTCCCCAACCACGGAGCGCAGACCAGCGTCATCATCAGCGGCGCGGCTTCCGCCGGCGCCACCGCCGTGTTCACCTCGCTCGGCGCTCCGGCGAACGACATCGGGGGGAGTCCCGGCGACGCGTCAGCGCGCAAGCTGCTGCGCAGCACGTTCATGAAGGGCCTCGCCGCGCTGATCGTCGAGTCCTGCACCGCCGGCCGGGCCGCAGGAGCCGAAGACTGGGTCCGAGCCCAGATCGCCGTCGAGCTCGCAGGCGGGGAGGCGACCCTGGACCGCCTCTACAGCGGCACCCACAAGCACGCCGCCCGTCGCGCCGGGGAGGTCACCGCCGCAGCGGCGCTGCTCGACTCGCTCGGTTTGCGGCCCGTGATGAGCAGGGCCACCGCCGAGCTCCACGCGACCTGCGCCGACGCCGCCCTGTTGCCCGCCGGCGATCTGCTCGCGGAGTACCAGGGCCTCGCCGTCGCCAACATCGGCGACGGTCGCGAACGGATGGGCGTGCTCGACGGCGGTATTCGCCCGCTGTGGAAGGGTGCGCGGCTGGTCGGACGCGCCCGCACGGTCTGGGTGCGCAGCGGTGACAACAAGGCCATCCACGACGCGGTCCAAGTCTCCCGGCCGGGTGAGGTCATCGTGGTCAACGGAGACGGAGACGTCACCCGCGCGCTCATCGGCGAGCTCATCGCCGAACGCTTCAAGGCCCGCGGCGTCCTGGGCATGATCATCGATGGGGCGGCGCGGGACGTCGTCGAGCTCGAACGCATCGGGTTCGGGGTCTGGGCCCGCGGCGTGTCGCCCGCCGGGCCTTACAAGAACGGCCCCGGCCAGGTCGACGTGCCCGTCGCGGTCGGCGGCGTCGTCGTGCACTCCGGAGATGTGGTGGTCGCCGACGACGACGGCGTCATCACCATCCCCGCCGCCCAGGCGGCCTCCAGCCTGCTCGCCGGCCGGGCCGTGGAAGCCGACGAAGCGCGGCGCCGGGCCGCGATTCTCGCCGGCGCGTGA